A DNA window from Bacteroidota bacterium contains the following coding sequences:
- a CDS encoding T9SS type A sorting domain-containing protein: MNGIGFGESGNLAPNLRMVAKDLTTNMQTYPQLITDGDLIWEGRVLNPTLAPIVVENGNVHEVPVVVLELLQNDPNLPAKFWYFGNDVTVDLSDPNIWCYQPLMELGWTSFSTPGSTPVCIVSVDNSVNSNVVLYDWYPNPTNGTARIQFELPAVTEISMVVTNAFGQQVAVIAQGEFNAGSHIATLETADLATGVYFCQLIAGDQVFSKKLVVTH, encoded by the coding sequence ATGAATGGTATTGGTTTTGGCGAATCTGGCAACCTTGCACCCAACCTGAGAATGGTTGCAAAAGATCTAACAACCAATATGCAGACCTACCCGCAGTTGATCACCGACGGAGACCTTATCTGGGAAGGCCGGGTTCTGAATCCAACGCTTGCTCCGATCGTTGTTGAAAACGGAAACGTTCACGAGGTTCCTGTGGTTGTGCTCGAATTGTTGCAAAATGATCCCAATCTCCCAGCAAAGTTCTGGTACTTTGGCAATGACGTAACGGTCGATTTGAGTGATCCCAACATTTGGTGCTATCAGCCTTTAATGGAACTCGGTTGGACCTCGTTTTCAACGCCAGGATCCACTCCTGTATGCATCGTTTCCGTGGACAATTCGGTCAACAGCAACGTGGTGTTGTATGACTGGTACCCCAACCCTACCAACGGCACTGCCCGCATTCAATTTGAATTGCCTGCCGTGACGGAAATTTCCATGGTGGTTACCAATGCCTTCGGACAACAAGTCGCCGTGATCGCTCAAGGCGAGTTCAATGCTGGTTCACATATCGCAACATTGGAAACGGCTGACCTCGCTACAGGGGTTTACTTCTGCCAACTGATTGCGGGTGATCAAGTTTTCAGCAAAAAACTTGTCGTGACGCATTGA
- a CDS encoding T9SS type A sorting domain-containing protein has protein sequence MKKFTTLALAGLVATSVFGQQNAPVKQKYVASPEQLNATAFNVKNMMIFHDVEQQSMVRATSLPTGPVVSPNGKVSAVSPVTIGTAGNAFTVLRCEQNQVFANDAIDAVGFMHRNNQTVFGGSSGNLRYDVSIDGGTTFNNDIGTLNPTMTLPARYPNGMIYNPAGNTNPLDAKIIPYAPTLAASWDGHFNGVSSLVTSGSPTATEHYDFQTTLTLLPGGLTEGLSGEFWAADFEYNGADLNGPVTVFKGVYNSGSSDAAWTQVGTLNPAHNTLFDGTVYMIGPNISFSPDGSVGWVAWLGDLTGGTDEVYSPCFSKTTDNGATWSTPVEMNLNSVPWIADSLQAFWTDSLGNPASDGIATCSFDFDFTVDANGNPHLGTVVGTHGSGQAYSIASGIEKFYADIYSPDGGATWTAAYISPVLTFRTATFGSTASTASMDNQCQIARSEDGQYIFYAWSDSDTALVTGNQNGIGFGQSDNTAPNLRIAAMNVLTGEQSYPKLVTDGDLIWEGRALWPTMAPTVLSDGQGCFKLPIVITELPASEPVDPTNFYYFGNDATICASSLCNPASMSLSWDAFAFAGATPPCAVGVDNNVESNVVLGNAFPNPTANQSVITFELPAISNVSMDLVNVYGQQVAVLANGEYAAGAHRVVANTEELASGVYFYNLRTNGQVISKKLVVAK, from the coding sequence ATGAAGAAATTTACTACACTCGCTCTTGCTGGGCTGGTGGCTACTTCAGTTTTCGGGCAACAAAATGCGCCTGTGAAGCAGAAGTACGTTGCAAGCCCTGAGCAGCTCAATGCGACTGCTTTTAATGTCAAAAACATGATGATTTTCCACGATGTGGAACAGCAGTCCATGGTGCGCGCAACCAGCTTGCCTACCGGACCTGTGGTTTCACCAAATGGTAAAGTCTCAGCTGTGAGCCCTGTGACCATCGGCACCGCTGGCAATGCCTTCACCGTTTTGCGCTGCGAGCAAAACCAAGTGTTTGCCAACGATGCCATTGATGCTGTTGGTTTCATGCACCGCAACAACCAAACTGTCTTTGGTGGATCAAGCGGCAACCTTCGCTATGACGTATCCATCGATGGTGGTACGACATTCAACAACGACATCGGCACGTTGAATCCAACGATGACTTTGCCAGCCCGTTATCCAAACGGTATGATCTACAATCCAGCAGGAAACACCAATCCTTTGGATGCCAAGATCATTCCTTATGCGCCAACTTTGGCAGCTTCTTGGGACGGTCACTTCAATGGCGTGAGCTCATTGGTTACCTCAGGTTCACCAACAGCCACCGAGCACTATGACTTCCAAACGACGTTGACCCTGCTCCCAGGCGGCCTTACTGAAGGTTTGTCAGGCGAGTTTTGGGCAGCTGACTTTGAATACAACGGTGCTGACTTGAACGGTCCTGTGACTGTATTCAAAGGTGTTTACAACTCAGGTTCAAGCGACGCAGCTTGGACACAAGTTGGCACTTTGAACCCCGCGCACAATACGCTTTTTGACGGTACTGTGTACATGATCGGACCAAACATCTCCTTCTCACCTGACGGTAGCGTTGGCTGGGTAGCATGGTTGGGCGACCTTACCGGTGGTACTGACGAAGTTTACTCCCCATGTTTCTCCAAAACCACCGACAACGGTGCAACTTGGAGCACTCCTGTTGAAATGAACTTGAACAGCGTTCCCTGGATCGCAGACAGCCTTCAGGCTTTCTGGACCGACTCACTTGGCAACCCTGCTTCTGACGGTATCGCAACCTGCTCATTTGACTTCGACTTTACCGTCGATGCCAATGGCAATCCTCACTTGGGTACCGTCGTAGGTACACATGGTTCTGGCCAGGCTTATTCGATCGCTTCCGGCATCGAGAAGTTCTATGCCGATATCTACAGCCCAGACGGTGGTGCAACTTGGACAGCTGCTTACATCTCCCCAGTGTTGACCTTCCGTACAGCTACTTTTGGTAGTACTGCTAGCACAGCATCTATGGACAATCAGTGCCAAATCGCACGCAGCGAAGATGGTCAGTACATTTTCTATGCATGGTCTGACTCTGACACCGCACTTGTAACCGGCAACCAAAATGGTATCGGTTTCGGTCAATCCGACAACACTGCACCTAACCTCCGTATTGCAGCAATGAACGTCTTGACTGGCGAGCAGAGCTACCCTAAGTTGGTTACTGACGGCGACTTGATCTGGGAAGGTCGTGCACTCTGGCCTACAATGGCTCCTACCGTGTTGAGCGATGGCCAAGGTTGCTTCAAGCTACCTATCGTTATCACAGAATTGCCTGCGAGCGAGCCAGTCGACCCAACCAACTTCTACTACTTCGGTAACGATGCTACGATCTGCGCCAGCTCTTTGTGCAACCCAGCTTCCATGAGCCTTTCATGGGATGCCTTTGCATTTGCCGGTGCAACTCCTCCATGCGCAGTCGGTGTTGACAACAACGTCGAAAGCAACGTGGTGTTGGGCAATGCATTCCCTAACCCAACCGCCAATCAGTCTGTGATCACCTTCGAATTGCCAGCAATCTCGAATGTATCCATGGATTTGGTGAACGTTTACGGTCAGCAAGTTGCAGTGCTTGCCAATGGCGAATATGCCGCTGGTGCTCACCGCGTTGTTGCTAACACTGAGGAATTGGCTTCGGGCGTGTATTTCTACAACCTCCGCACCAATGGTCAAGTGATCAGCAAGAAATTGGTTGTCGCCAAGTAA